The genomic DNA AGTTTTTCAAGGAGACCGGCTTGTGTTTCTGGATCAAACGCAATGTTGTAGGGATATGCTTGCTCAATTTGTGTCCAGACATCGATCGTGATATTATTCCATTCGTAACGCCGTAGGTCAATATAGAAGATTGTTTGTGCCTCATCAATAGGTGTTGGATTCGTAATCTCAAACTTCCACGAGAGACTATTTACGAGTTTAGAGAGTGCGATCCGATAGTCGCTGAGGGTTTCAGGGCTTTCACCGGCATTATAGAGATGCGTCATTGTAAAATAGCGTGCGGAGGGACGATCAAACGGATCCAGCGACTTTAGATGGTTTCGGATGGTATTGAGTATTGTATCTGTGGTTATGAAATTGATGTCGTGCTGCACATCCCAATCTGGCGCGCCTGCGGTAATCCAACGGGCAATCGTTTCAATGGCTTCTGGTGAGAGCGGTGGTAGATTGAGCGGCATTTGCGGACCCTTCTCAGTCGGTCCAAGGAGTCGTTTATAGAATTCTGAGTTTTCTGGGTTTCCTGGGATGATGACCTGCGTATCAATAAGCGCGGTGCGGTCAAGCAGGAGTGCTTCCTTAAAGGAACCGGAGGGTCCATGACAATTCAAGCAGTTTTGCTGAAAAATAGCGGACACTTGTTGTGTTAGATTCTCTTGAGCATCAACACCTTGATAACTCAAAACAAACATCAATAAGCAAACAAAAGTAACAAAAATTTTCCAGTTTTTCATGTGTTTTCTCCTTTTACCAAAGTTTTGATTGACAAGTTGTAGTAGACAGGACTTACGCAATGCGCAATGAACTGCGCGACTTCGGACCATACTGCTTTTGAGAAAAACACATCCTTCCAAGGGATATATTTGTAGGAATGCGATTTATCGTATGTTTGCGTAAGTCCTAAGATGAACCCGTTTCCTATTTCAGATAAATCTCGCCATCTAAATCAGAGATCGTGTGGTGTGTAGTGGTGATACCACTTGTGACAGCGGTAACTTGCATGGGTAGTTGTATGTTTTGTGGCTTTCCGCTACGATTGTAGGCTACCCAGCCGTTGGTGAACTCGCGAATGAATAAACCCTCTTGATTTTCATATAGTTGTGCCTTTTCACCGACAGGTTGTCCGAGATCTGCATCCCAGAACGGGTACCAATAATGGGAATGGTCCTGTGCTTGAGGATCAACGGAGCGCATGCCATCGGTATACAGCACATAGCCATTAGAGTGTGTGAGGCTGAGTGTTGTGAACAGGCGCGCCCAACGCATATTCTCCGGGCTATCTGGCGACGATGTCCCGATTCCTTCACCTTTTAAACAGTTAACCCGCGGTTCTCTCAGCTGTGTTTCTGCCCATAGGAGCACGTCCTCAATTCTCTGTAGTCCTTCGCCGGTATAACTGTCTTTGGAACCGCGTCGGGTATCCATGAAAGTGCCGTTGACATATTCGGTGTAGGCTGTCGGTTTTGTTCGGTCGGTGTTGACGAGTATCAAAAAATCGTCTCGCACGCGTCTGCGAACTTCTTGTAAAATTCGGGTTGTTGCTGCAATAATCTCTTCATCTGTGGCATCGTGAAAATGACGATCAATAAAATCCGTGGCATTTGCATTGAATCCAGCTATCATGACACCATCAAAAAGCCCGCATTTGTCAATTGCAACAATCCGTTGAATAAGCAAATCCTGCAAATCTGGATTCAAGAAGTCCATCACGTACTCGTCACTCCTATTTTCGATAATCCTGTTGTTACTATCTCTGAGCCAGAAATCGGAATCTGGCGGAAACGCAGAGGATTGCAAATGGTTATGAATGCGAACTTCAACGAGAAACAACATATTCGCGTTTCGCGAGAGTCTTTGTTGACGTATGGTTTTTGCCGCTTCCAATTCACCACCCAACCGAGTTGACAGCCCATAAGTAGGTTCCGCCACGGAAGTATCCCACCACAGTCCAAAGAATGGGCTCCAATGAAGATCGTGCTTCGTAAGACTTTCTGTGTAAAGTATCTCAGTGTCCAAAGACTCTATATTTCCCGATGTCTGTTCATCCCCTATAGATCCGATAAGATCATCCCATGCCTGAAATACCGAAGGGAAACTTCTGTTTTCCATGCGTGAGACGACTAACGGATTATCTGTTACATCACTGACGGTATCCGAGGTTTTCTGCGGCAACTGAATTTCCTGTAGCTTGCTACCACGGTTCCCCTTGTCTTCATCAGCATCCACAGTCCTTCCTACCTGATTCCGCACGGATGGTTTTGCGTCAGTCTCAAGGACGATAGGGGCATCAATAATTTCAACTGTAGGTTCGGATTCAACCTCAAAACTATAGGGTTTCTGAAAACGGGTGAGGTATCGGCTGCTGGCACTGAACATCAATAGGGTCGCTACAACTACAGCAGTACCAAAAGCTACCCACGGCAAGAACGGTTCCATTTTCGGAGAGGATGTTGGTTTCATGTCAACAACTTCGCGCATGATGTTCTGCCTTATATTCGCTGATATCTGCACGCCACCGAGCACTTCTTGGACCAAGAGTTTCTCTTCTTCTTGTAGCCGTTTTCGGGCACGATGCATCCGAGTCCTTATCGTTTCCACCGACACTCCCAAGAATTTGCCAATTTCCTTCGTGGTCATTTCGCCGAGGTAATAGAGCGTCATTACCGTACGTTCGCTCTCCGGCAATTTTTCCAAAAGTTTCTTGACGATTTCAAAACGATGTTCAGTTGCTTCCATCTCGCGTTGTTCCAATACGTAACGCGCATAAGCAGATTTCGCCACTTCTTCCATAGGTGTGTCCTCCAACGATTGCAATTGATTCGCGGGCTTATGTTTGCGTAGCCAATTCAGACAAAGCCGATTCGCGATGACATACAGCCACCCAAGAAACTGGCTCGGATTTCTGAGCGTTGAAAGGTTTTGATAGGCGCGGAGGAAAGTATCCTGTGTAATTTCTTCTGCATAATGGAAATCACCGATTTTCCGCCACGCAAGGGCATGAACGCTTTTTTGGTATTTTTGAACTAAAGTGTCAAATGCCGCGTCGTCGCCCGATAAAACAGCGTGAATTAACTGAACATCGTCTTCTCTTTCCACGGAGTTCCTTCCTCATAAATAGATTCGGCTATGTTGACATCCACTGAAACATCCAATTCAGGGTTGAGTCTCGGACTGTGTGCACTGCAAAACAGTCCACACAATTATGTTATGACAATATTAAAGACACAATTTTTATGCAAAACGTTACATCATGTAAAAAAAATGAATTTTATCAGAAGGGATTTACGGGGCAAGTGGAATTTATCTTGTAAATATGCAGAGTTGATGTCTTTTGACCTGGAAAGTTGTAGTGTTAGTATTGGCAATTTGGTACTTGAACGAACTGCTGCCTCGCGTTTACACATGGAAAGGCAGAACGTTTTTCTATGGTGAATTGATGAGAAGATCTAGGGAGGTTTTACTATTAGTTTCGGGATTGAACGTGAGCAGCCGCTCGCTTTGCGCCGCCCGAAGCAGGCGTTTATCGGAACTGACCAGAATTAGATTACGCCCACCTGCTTGTAGTTCGTTCGCTTTATCAAGCGCGCACTGAAGGATGTATGCATCGGTACTATTAATGGAATAGTCATCAATAAGTTTCCTAGCGGAGATTTTTTGGCTGACGGTTGCATGCACTTGTACCATTTCGCTACTATTTATGACTTCAGTCTCAAACTGCTGAATTGCTTGATTGAACTCGGAGGCGGTAATTTCCGCTCTATTCCTCTTTCTCACTATGACAGAGCGAGTTTCGTCCATACTATCAAACAAACAAACTATTCGCTCTGCAGAAACATTGGCAAAGAAATAGTTGATGAGAGGTGTTCCTTTTTCTACAACGTATCGTTTTGCAATAGCATTCGCATCTAACCAGAAATAATTCACGCAGGCTGCTCCTTATTATCTCAATTCTGATTTTCATCATAAAGAGACCTTAAGAAGTCAAATCCTGCTTCACCGTATAGATTGCAAATCTGGTCAGCAACCTCCTTGTGCTTGGTGTTATACAGAGCACGGACGATTCCCTGAATATGTTCCTGATCGTGATATGGATAAATGCTGTGCGTTAGCATTCCCAGATAAATGTCTGCCACTTCCCTTGGGGTTTTGGTGGCATGCGGCAGCAGCTCCTCAACGAAAAATGCAGAATCGGTAAGTCCTCTGATGTGCTGTGTAGACATTTTTAGCCATTTTAGCACTTCCGCATCTATCTTATCAACGAGTGCTACCCATCCCGATAAACGAGATAAAACCTCCTGGTATTCCATCACATCACTTTTTTGGGAAAGCACCTCAAACAATGCACGCCATGCTGGAACAACCTTCGCTTTCACTTTTGGGGAGAGATTATGTCTTTGTCGCCAGAAAAAATGAACCAAGTGTGAGAGGTGATTTGGGTTTTCACTATTTATCAACTGATAGATGAGACTGGTTTTGTCGTTTAAAGTTTCACTACCCTCTATCCAACCTGTACAGACATGTGCAACAAGCCGCTCCTGGACTTCCATATTAGTAAAATCGGTGTTTAGTCCTTTTTGATAGTGTCCATGCGCCTTAAGCAGATAATGTAACTCTTCGTGGATGTCGGAATAGAATAAATATCCAGAAAAAGCTACTCGCCAATAATCTTCGTCTTGTTGCGGGAAAATGTTGTCTATGTTGCTAATGACCCATTCCTTATCAAGATATAGGAGATTTGGTAAATAAGCACCAAGGGCAAAAGAAAACCCAATAGAGGGCTCAATGCTTCTGTCCAGTCTATTGGTGAATTCCCTTTTGATAGAAAGAGGCCAACGACTGCCTTGTTTGATATTGTTAGTACGGGCAAACCGTAAAGCATAGTCTATCATCGCTGTGAACGTCTTACCCTTGACTGAACCCGCAAAAGTGAGAGGCAAGTCTACAGTCTGTATACCGTCTCTGGTTGCAATAACAGGACCTTCCGCTTTAACCTTTCCTACAAGTATTAAAAGGATTTCCTCAGCAAGAGGTAAGAGTTGCACATCAAATGCATATTTATCATTTTTTGTTCCCTCTGTCACCAAATCAGCTACGACAGATAAAACCCAATCCCTATAGTTTAAACCGGTTTCGTGTTGTTCATCCCAAAACCGTTCGGAGGAAAGGAGTTGATGGATAAATTTTAGCAACCCTGTCCAATCAAATTCCTTTTTATCGCGCCATGCATCTAGAAATCCGTATAACAACGAATGTTGATAAAAATTCTTGACCTCTTGGAAGGATTGTAAATCATCCGTAAACCGTTGTGGATTTGTCCCAACACATTCTTTCAGTGTCCTCGCTAATCCTTCTTCAGTTGGATCTGATCTTCTGACTATGACTTCCTGTTCCTTAAACTCAACGAGATATTCAGCAATTTGCGTATTTGACATGGCAAACAGTTCTTCAACAGTTAGTGGACTAGAGCTTCCTGCCCAAATTTCAATATTGAAAAGAGACCCCGGATTTTCAAGTTGCTCTGGGTTTATCTGCTCATACTTCTGATAAGCAGATAAAATCTCTGCATTGCCTGTTTCCATAAGCGCAGATAACCATTCTCGCTTTCTGTAAGCTATAACTTTCTCGCGAGTTTCAAAATCATCGGCAGACACCATGTACTGAGCACGCTCTATCCAGTCCAATATCCGCTCAATTTCGGACTCCCCAAAGGTACGACAATTAGTTTGAATCAATTGATAAAGTTCAGGCTTCAGCCCAATACTTTCAAGCGGGTTTCCCTGCCATTCCCAAAATATCTGTTTCAAATTCTCGTAATGATGTGTGACGGCGGTAAGGGCAATCCGCCCGAAAATAGATCGCGCTTCTTTTTTCAAAGGATCATCGCAATTTACGGCTAATCCTTCTTGCAACAAACCCTTTACTATTTCCTCAAGGTCATTATCAAATTCGACAGATTGTAACAAACCAGAGGTAAAACCAACCAACAGTTCGGCATAACGTCGGTGAGGATAGTCAGAAGGGTTACTGTCAATTTTGGATATAATATTAAACGAATATGCTCCTTCATCAATAAGTGCTTGAATTCGCGCATAGGCAATCTGTACAGTTTCAATTCCACATAACTTTGCGATGTCTTGCTCGTGTTTATGGAGGGCATCCCATAGCCAGTGCTCCTCCATAACAGCTCTTATATCACGATGGACGACCTCGGCATCAAGCATATTTTCAAGCAGCGCAAGGGTTAGTTCTTTGGCACCTCCGTTGAGAAGTTTCGGTAAAACTGTTTCACTGATTGTGGGGTTCATTAATGCAGTTCGTACTCTAGATTTCAATGCAACACCAATGAACGTTATGTGCCGAGATCCTATTCTCTCTATAGGAAGAGCACAAATAATTTTGATAACTTGAGAATCCGTGTGATCGCTTGTTACACTTACCTCAGCATCATTGGTGTAATCAACTATGGAGTCGACAATGTCAGCAAGAATGTTGATAGTTTCTTCACAAGGTGACTCCTGAGTGTAATTGGCAACCTTCTCTACGTATCCCAAAGCATGCCAAAAATGTATAGGCTGATCAGGTGCCTCTCGGTGAATAGGTTGATTTCCCGGATCAAACCATCCTGCCTCCTTTAAAGGTTTCAGCCATGTCGGAGAGTCCAGTTCGTTGAAGAAATAGGTGTATCTGACTTCGGATGTTAATAGAGTGGGCAGTGTTTTTATTCTTTCTTTTGTCGGTTTTTTATCGAGGAGGCGATCTATTGTGTTAAGAAGATTAAAATGGTTACCTACCAAATCTGCCAAGATGTTTTCAAATTCGTTCCAAAGCGGAACAAACGCTTCTTTTTCTCGAGGAGAGTTCCATGCACCGTGGCGATGGGCAAATGCAGCAAAACGTTTAGCAACGCTTATCCACCTTTCAGCAAGTGGGGAAGGATGGTCAATACCTAAGGACTGCAGAATTGAAGTTTTATGTTTCCCGATTCGGTTGTAAGCTATTTCGACAGTTCCAGGAGTACTGGTGGCAAATTTAAAACTGCCTTCTTTTCCTTTCTCGTAGGTAGACTTGTTCCCATCGGGGGTTCTAATGACAAATTCAAGTTCCTCTTTTTTTTCTTCTGACAAGATATTTCTTAAACCGCCCTCAATTTCCCGAGCAATATGTGCTAAAAGATAAGACGCAGCCTCCAAATCGTTGTCGTTTAGTACTTTTACGCCTGAGAGATAAAAGGCAGCGATTTCGGGACCGATAGCTTGTAGGTTTCGGTAAATTTCAACTTGCCGTGGAGATAATTCAGAATTGCGGTTTTGAAGTCTCTCAGGTGGCTGTAGTAAATTTTGTTCTCCGTCAAATCCATTTTTCATACTTTATACCTCTTCTTCCTCAAGACTCATATCAATATTTTATAGTAAAGCCCACAATTACTTGAACATTGCGGGGAGGCGAGGATACAATCCTCGCCAGCGGCGGTGGGGAGGATTGTATTGATCAACTGTTCATATATTTTCCGATTTTACTATAAATCCCGGAGATTCAAGATACTCGCTTTTGGCTATTTTTGTTGAATTTGCTGAATTCCTTCCAAGATTGTGTCTCGGTCAAGTTGGTCAAGCCATTTATGACGTTCAGCGGTATAATCGTCGGTACCGGGTTTGCGTATCCTGATAAAGCGCGCCATTCCGACGGGCCCCAGTTGGTCTGAAATAACCTTAAGCCCCAATTTGTAAAAAGCTATGTCTGACATTTGACTGAGGTCTCTGTGAGACACAAACAGTTTTATTGGATACGCCTCATAGACTTTCTCTTGAATCTTTTGCATCTCAGGGTGGGAAAGTGTCTGTGCTCTCACCTCGATGTCGTTCTCGCTTGGTTTACAGATTCCGAGAAACCGTGTTGTCCCGTCTATCCCGAGATGTTCCGCCAGAATTTTAATCACGAGTTCGTAAACCTTGCTATCTGGCATTTCTAAAATGTTCATTTGCCCTTACCTTTGTAATCATGTATGTGGATTTTCGACGCGGACAGGAAGC from Candidatus Poribacteria bacterium includes the following:
- a CDS encoding sigma-70 family RNA polymerase sigma factor encodes the protein MEREDDVQLIHAVLSGDDAAFDTLVQKYQKSVHALAWRKIGDFHYAEEITQDTFLRAYQNLSTLRNPSQFLGWLYVIANRLCLNWLRKHKPANQLQSLEDTPMEEVAKSAYARYVLEQREMEATEHRFEIVKKLLEKLPESERTVMTLYYLGEMTTKEIGKFLGVSVETIRTRMHRARKRLQEEEKLLVQEVLGGVQISANIRQNIMREVVDMKPTSSPKMEPFLPWVAFGTAVVVATLLMFSASSRYLTRFQKPYSFEVESEPTVEIIDAPIVLETDAKPSVRNQVGRTVDADEDKGNRGSKLQEIQLPQKTSDTVSDVTDNPLVVSRMENRSFPSVFQAWDDLIGSIGDEQTSGNIESLDTEILYTESLTKHDLHWSPFFGLWWDTSVAEPTYGLSTRLGGELEAAKTIRQQRLSRNANMLFLVEVRIHNHLQSSAFPPDSDFWLRDSNNRIIENRSDEYVMDFLNPDLQDLLIQRIVAIDKCGLFDGVMIAGFNANATDFIDRHFHDATDEEIIAATTRILQEVRRRVRDDFLILVNTDRTKPTAYTEYVNGTFMDTRRGSKDSYTGEGLQRIEDVLLWAETQLREPRVNCLKGEGIGTSSPDSPENMRWARLFTTLSLTHSNGYVLYTDGMRSVDPQAQDHSHYWYPFWDADLGQPVGEKAQLYENQEGLFIREFTNGWVAYNRSGKPQNIQLPMQVTAVTSGITTTHHTISDLDGEIYLK
- a CDS encoding type II toxin-antitoxin system VapC family toxin, with protein sequence MNYFWLDANAIAKRYVVEKGTPLINYFFANVSAERIVCLFDSMDETRSVIVRKRNRAEITASEFNQAIQQFETEVINSSEMVQVHATVSQKISARKLIDDYSINSTDAYILQCALDKANELQAGGRNLILVSSDKRLLRAAQSERLLTFNPETNSKTSLDLLINSP